In Streptomyces hawaiiensis, one genomic interval encodes:
- the pepN gene encoding aminopeptidase N, with protein MPGENLSRDEARERAALLSVDGYEVSLDLRSAVGEDRGDGPRTFRSVTTVRFRCNEPGASTFADLIAPSVTAVSLNGRDLDPGEVFDGSRITLEDLAADNELVVDARCAYSRTGEGLHRFVDPEDGEVYLYTQYEPADARRVFANFEQPDLKAPYRFEVRAPEGWTVWSNGAGEQADGVWRFAETKPISTYITCVVAGPYHYVTDSYSRTFADGTTLEIPLGALCRKGLAPYFDADDVFLVTKQGLDFFHDHFDYPYPFGKYDQAFVPEYNLGAMENPGLVTFREEFIFRGKVTQASYEGRANVILHEMAHMWFGDLVTMEWWDDLWLKESFADFMGAFALVGATRFANGWITFANRRKAWAYRADQLPSTHPITADIRDLQDAKLNFDGITYAKGASVLKQLVAYVGEEAFLEGARRYFKRHAYGNTRLGDLLSVLEETGGRDMSAWSRSWLQTAGVNSLTPQVLLGADGRVEELAVVQEAAESHPELRPHRVAVGLYRVTDGGALERYARVETDVDGARTVVAELAGADAPDLVLVNDDDLTYCKIRFDETSLAALRERLGAVTDPLARALCWSALWNMTRDALLPARDFVDLVLRFGGRESEIGVVQMLHAWAESAVTHYTAPARREAAARLLAEGARRELYAAGPGSEHQLAWARFFARTATAEADFELLRDLLAGAATVEGLDLDQELRWVFLEPLAAHGAVDDRALAEELTRDDTASGKRHQVRCLAARPSEAVKAQAWAQVVESDALSNAMVEATIAGFSQGSQRELIAPYAEKYFAAIERVWAERSIQIGMHVVQGLFPIFQQSQETLDATDAWLDAHKEAAPALRRLVLESRDDLARALRGQACDEASDQ; from the coding sequence GTGCCCGGTGAGAATCTGTCCCGCGACGAGGCCCGCGAGCGGGCCGCCCTGCTGAGCGTCGACGGGTACGAGGTGTCCCTCGACCTGCGGTCCGCGGTCGGCGAGGACCGAGGGGACGGGCCCCGCACCTTCCGCTCCGTCACGACGGTCCGCTTCCGCTGCAACGAGCCCGGGGCGAGCACCTTCGCGGATCTGATCGCGCCGAGTGTGACGGCCGTCTCACTCAACGGCCGTGATCTGGACCCCGGCGAGGTCTTCGACGGCTCCCGGATCACGCTGGAGGACCTGGCCGCCGACAACGAGCTCGTCGTGGACGCCCGGTGCGCCTACTCCCGCACCGGCGAGGGCCTGCACCGCTTCGTCGACCCTGAGGACGGCGAGGTGTACCTGTACACGCAGTACGAGCCGGCCGACGCGCGGCGGGTCTTCGCCAACTTCGAGCAGCCCGACCTGAAGGCTCCCTACCGGTTCGAGGTGCGGGCCCCCGAGGGCTGGACGGTGTGGAGCAACGGGGCCGGTGAGCAGGCCGACGGGGTGTGGCGGTTCGCCGAGACCAAGCCGATCTCGACGTACATCACCTGTGTGGTGGCGGGCCCGTACCACTACGTGACGGACTCCTACTCCCGTACGTTCGCCGACGGCACGACCCTGGAGATCCCCCTCGGCGCCCTGTGCCGCAAGGGCCTGGCGCCCTACTTCGACGCCGACGACGTGTTCCTCGTCACCAAGCAGGGCCTGGACTTCTTCCACGACCACTTCGACTACCCCTACCCGTTCGGGAAGTACGACCAGGCGTTCGTGCCCGAGTACAACCTGGGCGCGATGGAGAACCCGGGCCTGGTGACGTTCCGGGAGGAGTTCATCTTCCGCGGGAAGGTGACGCAGGCGTCCTACGAGGGCCGGGCCAACGTCATCCTGCACGAAATGGCGCACATGTGGTTCGGCGACCTGGTCACCATGGAGTGGTGGGACGACCTGTGGCTGAAGGAGTCCTTCGCGGACTTCATGGGCGCGTTCGCGCTCGTCGGCGCCACCCGCTTCGCCAACGGCTGGATCACCTTCGCCAACCGCCGCAAGGCCTGGGCCTACCGCGCCGACCAGCTGCCCTCCACGCACCCGATCACGGCGGACATCCGCGACCTGCAGGACGCCAAGCTGAACTTCGACGGCATCACGTACGCCAAGGGCGCGTCGGTGCTGAAGCAGCTCGTGGCGTACGTCGGCGAGGAGGCGTTCCTGGAGGGCGCCCGGCGCTACTTCAAGCGGCACGCGTACGGCAACACGCGCCTCGGTGACCTGCTGTCGGTGCTGGAGGAGACCGGCGGCCGGGACATGAGCGCCTGGTCGCGGTCCTGGCTCCAGACGGCCGGGGTGAACTCGCTGACACCGCAGGTGCTGCTGGGCGCGGACGGCCGCGTCGAGGAGCTGGCGGTGGTGCAGGAGGCGGCCGAGTCGCATCCCGAACTGCGGCCGCACCGGGTGGCGGTGGGCCTGTACCGGGTGACGGACGGCGGGGCGCTGGAGCGGTACGCGCGCGTGGAGACCGACGTAGACGGCGCGCGGACCGTCGTGGCGGAACTGGCCGGTGCCGACGCCCCCGACCTGGTCCTGGTCAACGACGACGACCTGACCTACTGCAAGATCCGCTTCGACGAGACCTCGCTGGCGGCCCTGCGCGAGCGCCTGGGTGCGGTCACCGACCCGCTGGCGCGCGCCCTGTGCTGGTCGGCATTGTGGAACATGACGCGGGACGCGCTGCTCCCGGCGCGGGACTTCGTGGACCTGGTGCTGCGGTTCGGCGGGCGTGAGTCCGAGATCGGCGTCGTGCAGATGCTGCACGCGTGGGCCGAGTCGGCGGTCACGCACTACACGGCGCCCGCCCGGCGCGAGGCGGCCGCCCGGCTGCTCGCCGAGGGCGCGCGGCGCGAGCTGTACGCGGCGGGGCCGGGCAGCGAGCACCAGCTCGCCTGGGCGCGGTTCTTCGCCCGGACGGCCACCGCCGAGGCCGACTTCGAGCTGCTGCGGGACCTGCTCGCGGGCGCGGCGACGGTCGAGGGCCTCGACCTGGACCAGGAGCTGCGCTGGGTGTTCCTGGAGCCGCTGGCCGCGCACGGGGCCGTGGACGACAGGGCGCTGGCCGAGGAGCTGACCCGGGACGACACGGCCTCCGGCAAGCGCCACCAGGTGCGCTGTCTGGCCGCCCGCCCGTCGGAGGCGGTCAAGGCGCAGGCGTGGGCGCAGGTCGTGGAGTCGGACGCGCTGTCCAACGCCATGGTCGAGGCGACCATCGCGGGCTTCTCCCAGGGCTCGCAGCGGGAGCTGATCGCGCCGTACGCCGAGAAGTACTTCGCGGCGATCGAGCGGGTGTGGGCCGAGCGGTCCATTCAGATCGGCATGCACGTGGTGCAGGGCCTGTTCCCCATCTTCCAGCAGTCGCAGGAGACGCTGGACGCCACGGACGCCTGGCTGGACGCCCACAAGGAGGCGGCCCCGGCGCTGCGCCGGCTGGTACTGGAATCCCGCGACGATCTGGCACGGGCGTTGCGTGGACAGGCGTGCGACGAGGCCTCCGACCAGTAA
- the sigK gene encoding ECF RNA polymerase sigma factor SigK has protein sequence MDRGTGARREGDTQGRRGESPDDPRLDQLLVRAADGDEQAFAGLYDALAHTVMGLACRVVRDEAQAEEVTQDVMVEVWRTADRFRPARGAARNWVLTLAHRRAVDRVRSVAAGRARELRAAVREQERAFDIVAEEVEVREEQRVVFRCLAQLARELRLPLVLAYYEGLTYAEVAEALSTPAGTIKSRMRQGLQRLHDCMEAGS, from the coding sequence ATGGACCGAGGAACCGGAGCTCGGAGGGAGGGTGACACGCAAGGGCGGCGAGGAGAGTCCCCGGACGACCCCAGGCTGGACCAACTGCTCGTCCGCGCCGCCGACGGCGACGAACAGGCGTTCGCCGGACTGTACGACGCCCTGGCGCACACGGTGATGGGACTGGCCTGCCGCGTGGTGAGGGACGAGGCCCAAGCGGAGGAGGTGACCCAGGACGTGATGGTGGAGGTGTGGCGGACCGCCGACCGGTTCCGTCCGGCGCGCGGAGCCGCCCGGAACTGGGTGCTCACCCTCGCGCACCGCCGCGCGGTGGACCGGGTACGGTCCGTGGCCGCGGGCCGCGCCCGCGAACTGCGCGCCGCGGTCCGGGAGCAGGAACGGGCCTTCGACATCGTCGCCGAAGAGGTCGAGGTGCGGGAGGAGCAGCGCGTGGTCTTCCGCTGCCTGGCCCAGCTGGCCCGCGAGCTGAGGCTGCCCCTGGTGCTCGCCTACTACGAGGGGCTGACGTACGCGGAGGTCGCCGAGGCGCTTTCGACGCCGGCGGGAACCATCAAGTCGCGGATGCGTCAGGGGCTGCAGCGCCTGCACGACTGTATGGAGGCCGGCTCGTGA